In a single window of the Streptomyces sp. NBC_00285 genome:
- a CDS encoding helix-turn-helix transcriptional regulator: protein MGDRKVATTQRRRPELASFLRGRRARVTPADVGMPPGLRRRTPGLRREEVAQLSGVGVTWYTWLEQGRPINASAQVLDAVARTLRLDAPEREHLYRLAQVPFAHDPQGLRRSTGPEVQGIIDALAPLPAVVYSSRYDILATNPGYRDLFLIPEIVDIRVPNALWTLFTVSEEACPVMYRERELPVMVATLRSSYGRHVGEPAWEGFIGALAAASPYFAELWASGEVVQPGPRVKTFRHNAVGELRMTSQSLSIDGMPECRIVVYTPEDEETREKAARLREHTENPAS, encoded by the coding sequence ATGGGGGACAGGAAAGTGGCGACGACACAGCGACGGCGGCCCGAGCTGGCCTCGTTCCTGCGCGGCAGGCGTGCCCGGGTGACCCCGGCCGACGTGGGCATGCCGCCAGGCCTCAGGCGGCGCACCCCGGGGCTGCGCCGGGAGGAGGTCGCCCAGCTCTCCGGCGTCGGCGTGACCTGGTACACCTGGCTGGAGCAGGGACGGCCGATCAACGCGTCCGCCCAGGTCCTGGACGCCGTGGCCCGCACGCTACGGCTCGACGCGCCGGAGCGGGAGCATCTGTACCGCCTGGCACAGGTGCCGTTCGCCCACGACCCGCAGGGACTGAGGCGGTCGACCGGCCCGGAGGTGCAGGGCATCATCGACGCACTCGCCCCGCTCCCCGCGGTCGTCTACAGCTCGCGCTACGACATCCTGGCCACCAACCCGGGCTACCGCGACCTGTTCCTGATCCCGGAGATCGTCGACATCAGGGTGCCGAACGCGCTGTGGACGCTGTTCACGGTGTCCGAGGAAGCCTGTCCGGTGATGTACCGGGAGCGCGAACTGCCCGTCATGGTGGCGACCTTGCGGTCCTCGTACGGCAGACATGTGGGCGAGCCGGCCTGGGAGGGCTTCATAGGCGCGCTGGCGGCGGCCAGCCCGTACTTCGCCGAGCTGTGGGCGAGCGGAGAAGTGGTCCAGCCGGGGCCCCGGGTCAAGACGTTCCGTCACAACGCCGTCGGCGAGCTGCGGATGACGTCGCAGTCGCTGTCGATCGACGGGATGCCGGAGTGCCGGATCGTGGTCTACACACCGGAGGACGAGGAGACACGAGAGAAAGCCGCACGGCTGCGGGAACACACAGAAAATCCCGCCTCCTGA